CGATCGGCGCGCTCGCCTCGATCGACGGCTCGCCGATCTCCCTGCCCGCGATGACCGTGCTGCTGATCGTCGCCGCGGTGCTGGGCGACGCCGTCAACTACTCGATCGGCCACTACCTGGGGCCGCAGGTCTTCCAGAGCGCGAACTCGCGCCTGCTGAACCCGCAGCACCTCGTGCGCACGCAGGAGTTCTACGCGCGCCACGGGCGCAAGACGATCTTCCTGGCGCGCTTCGTCCCGATCGTGCGCACCTTCGCGCCCTTCGTCGCCGGGATCGGCCGCATGTCCTATCCCGTCTTCGCGGCCTGGAACGTGACGGGCGGCACGGTGTGGGTCGTCTCGCTGACGCTGGCCGGCTACTTCTTCGGCGCGATCCCGCTCGTCAAGGAGAACTTCGAGACCGTGATCCTCGCCATCATCGGGATCTCGGTGCTCCCGATCGCCGTCGAGTACCTGCGCGCCCGCCGGGCGCCGGCCGAGGCCTGAGCGGCCACCACCTCCGTGGCCACGAGGCGGTAGAAGACCGAGAGGTCCTCGGCGTCGAGGGCGGCCCCGACCCCCGGCAACGCGACCAGGCGGGGACGCCCGGGCCGCGCCGGCGGCAGCCCGCGCAGGGCCGCCAGGTTGCGGAAGCAGACGCGTGAGCCCACGGGGCTCCGGGCGGCGATCGCGTCGAGCAGGGCGTGGAAGCGCGGCTCGCTCATCCAGCAGCTCACGTCCGAGAGCGACCAGTGGACGCGCGGCGCGGGCGGCAGCCGGGCGGGCAGCGCGGCCACGTCGGCGCAGCGGAGCTCGAGCGACCCGAGCCGCTTGCGCGCGCGCTCGCTGCCCTCGCGGTCGAGCCAGAGCGGGAGCGCGCCGGCGGGGTCGTAGCGGCCCCGCCAGATCAGCGCGAGGAGGAAGCTCTCGCGCAGCAGGTGGCGGTCGGCCCAGGCCACCAGGCGGCGGTACAGGCAGCGGCCGGGATTGCCCTCGCTGCTGCGCAGGAAGCTCGGGTCGCGCAGCGCCGGCCAGGCGACCACGGGATGCATGAGCAGCGCGAAGCCCTGCTCGCCGCGGGCAACCTCGGCGGCGCGCGCGAGCAGACGCGCGCGCTGCTCGGCGAGATCGGCCGCGGCGAAGCAGGCCTCCGGCCAGCGCAGCCACCCGCCGCGCCGCAGCCAGGCCGCGCAGCGCGCGAGCCAGGTCTCGAGCCGGCCCGCGTAGAGGATCCCGTCGCGCACGAGCGAGGGCCGCGCGTCCCAGTAGCGGCGCGCGCCGCGCGAGAGCCCGCCCCGCAGCGCCGCGTAGACGTCGAGCCGCTCGCGCTCGGGATCGACGCCGGCGAAGCCGCGCAGCGCCGGGTACGGCAGGGCGTCGAGCGCCGCTGCCTTGAGCTCGAGCACGTGGAGCTGCTCGGGGCGGCGATCGACCGCGAGCAGGCGCCCGGCGCCCCCCGCGAGCAGCGACAGGGCCCGCCCACCTCCCGCGGCCACGCACACCACGAGGTCCCCGGCCGCCGGCACGAGGGCGCGCAGCTCCGAGCGCGTGTCCTCGTTGTCGGCGCTGTAGAGCGGCCGCGGCGCGCAGGGGCTCCTCACGGCGGCTCGCGCCCGTATCGCTCGGCGAGCTCGAAGAGATCCTCGCCCTCGCGCTCGAGGCGGGTCGCGGAGAAGACGCCCGCGGCGATCGCGGGATCGATCGCGAGCCGCTCGACGCGCAGCTCCGTCCGCGCCTCTCCGCCCTGCGCCTCGATCGCGATCCGCTGGACGCGCAGGTAGCCGGCCTCCTCGCCGACACCGGCGAGCGGGACGCGCAGCCGCTTCAGCGCCGGCTCGCCGGCTTCGGGCCGGGCGCCCGCGCGGCCGAAGAAGTCGATGCGCGCGACGGCGTCGATCCC
This DNA window, taken from Deltaproteobacteria bacterium, encodes the following:
- a CDS encoding DedA family protein; this encodes MLELLTQAIDVFLHLDAHLNEWAVTLGPWLYVVLFLVVFCETGLVVTPFLPGDSLLFAIGALASIDGSPISLPAMTVLLIVAAVLGDAVNYSIGHYLGPQVFQSANSRLLNPQHLVRTQEFYARHGRKTIFLARFVPIVRTFAPFVAGIGRMSYPVFAAWNVTGGTVWVVSLTLAGYFFGAIPLVKENFETVILAIIGISVLPIAVEYLRARRAPAEA